The following coding sequences are from one Malaciobacter pacificus window:
- a CDS encoding branched-chain amino acid ABC transporter permease, giving the protein MDLLTFLQQLINGISLGSMYALIAIGYTMVYGVLRLINFAHADIMMVGAFASFFAMDSFGISFALSVFFAILISVIVGVLTDKIAYKPLRNSPRISLLITAIGVSFFLENIVNVTFGGTPKSFDIPEYFDKIIHMGSAVLTPIVIIVPIVTVLLLCVLLFILFKTKYGVAIRALAFDIKTVSLMGVDSNRIIMIVFIIGSSLAAISGIFWAISYPILTPYMGVMIGLKAFAAAVLGGIGSVTGAVLGGFILGFTEVIFVAFFPEFGGYKDAIAFIFLILVLLFKPTGIMGINFEKSRF; this is encoded by the coding sequence ATGGATTTATTAACATTTTTACAACAACTTATTAATGGAATAAGTCTTGGAAGCATGTATGCACTTATAGCTATTGGTTATACAATGGTCTATGGAGTCTTGAGACTTATAAATTTTGCCCATGCTGATATTATGATGGTTGGAGCATTTGCCTCATTTTTTGCAATGGATAGCTTTGGAATATCTTTTGCACTTTCTGTTTTTTTTGCAATTTTAATATCCGTAATTGTTGGTGTTTTAACAGATAAAATTGCATATAAACCCTTAAGAAATTCTCCTAGAATTTCACTTTTAATTACAGCAATTGGTGTATCGTTTTTTTTAGAAAATATAGTGAATGTAACCTTTGGTGGAACACCAAAATCTTTTGATATCCCTGAATATTTCGACAAAATTATTCATATGGGAAGTGCAGTTTTAACTCCAATTGTAATTATAGTTCCTATTGTTACAGTTCTTCTTTTATGTGTACTTTTATTTATACTTTTTAAAACAAAATATGGTGTTGCAATTAGAGCACTTGCTTTTGATATTAAAACAGTATCACTTATGGGTGTGGATTCAAATAGAATTATAATGATTGTATTTATTATAGGTTCATCACTTGCAGCTATTTCTGGAATATTTTGGGCTATTTCTTATCCAATTTTAACTCCATATATGGGTGTTATGATTGGTCTTAAAGCTTTTGCTGCTGCTGTTTTAGGTGGAATTGGTTCAGTAACTGGTGCAGTTTTAGGTGGATTTATTTTAGGGTTTACAGAAGTTATATTTGTAGCATTTTTCCCTGAATTTGGTGGATATAAAGATGCAATTGCATTTATATTTTTAATTCTTGTATTATTATTTAAACCAACTGGTATTATGGGAATAAATTTTGAAAAAAGTAGGTTTTAA
- a CDS encoding ABC transporter substrate-binding protein → MKKIISIALASALTCSISFAKEVKIGVIMPMSGPIGGFGQSAMEGLELMNKMAPKLKNGDDVKLILVDNKSDKIESANAASKLISSDKVTAIIGALTSTNTMAMTKLAENAKIPVVAPVATNILVTKRKDYVSRVCFSDAFQGEVAANFAIKNLKLKKAVLITDVKNDYSIGISKIFKRTYPILGGEILQNAKINAGDTDFKAMLSNIKALNPELIFFPIYSAEAGLIAKQAKQLGITAKFLGTDGMTADDVFFKAGGDAVEGFYATDLYSSSAPKTTELSKKYAQTYKEELKKEVHPFGVLAADSYNVILNAMNSCEDPSDSVCVNKNIRATKNFAGASGVITLQGGDAVRSAVINQIKDGSKSYLTTVEP, encoded by the coding sequence ATGAAAAAAATCATAAGTATTGCTTTAGCTTCTGCATTAACTTGCTCTATTTCATTTGCAAAAGAGGTAAAAATTGGTGTAATTATGCCAATGTCAGGTCCAATAGGTGGATTTGGTCAAAGTGCAATGGAAGGTTTAGAATTAATGAACAAAATGGCACCAAAATTAAAAAATGGTGATGATGTTAAACTTATTTTAGTTGATAATAAATCAGATAAAATTGAATCAGCAAATGCTGCATCAAAACTTATCTCTTCAGATAAAGTTACAGCAATTATTGGAGCACTTACTTCAACAAATACAATGGCAATGACTAAACTTGCAGAAAATGCAAAAATACCTGTTGTAGCTCCTGTTGCAACAAATATATTAGTAACTAAAAGAAAAGATTATGTATCGAGAGTTTGTTTTTCTGATGCTTTCCAAGGTGAAGTTGCTGCAAATTTTGCTATTAAGAATTTAAAACTAAAAAAAGCAGTTTTAATAACAGATGTTAAAAATGATTATTCAATAGGTATTTCTAAGATTTTTAAAAGAACATATCCAATACTTGGTGGTGAAATTTTACAAAATGCTAAAATAAATGCTGGTGATACTGATTTTAAAGCAATGTTATCAAATATTAAAGCTTTAAATCCAGAACTTATTTTCTTCCCTATATATTCAGCTGAAGCTGGTCTTATTGCAAAACAAGCAAAACAGCTAGGAATTACAGCTAAATTCTTAGGAACAGATGGTATGACTGCAGATGATGTATTCTTTAAAGCAGGTGGTGATGCTGTTGAGGGATTCTATGCAACTGATCTTTACTCTTCAAGTGCTCCTAAAACAACAGAACTTTCAAAAAAGTATGCTCAAACTTATAAAGAAGAGCTAAAAAAAGAAGTTCATCCTTTTGGAGTTTTAGCAGCAGATTCATATAATGTAATTTTAAATGCAATGAATTCTTGTGAAGACCCAAGTGATTCTGTGTGTGTAAATAAAAATATTAGAGCAACTAAAAACTTTGCTGGTGCTTCAGGAGTTATTACACTTCAAGGTGGTGATGCTGTAAGATCTGCTGTAATTAATCAAATTAAAGATGGTTCAAAATCATATTTAACTACTGTTGAACCATAA
- a CDS encoding transposase, with product MEIILPKISSSLSKMWTKVLNLENSLFPSLKRELQLEELSNKEQKLIKILDFAAIEKNITVVSITNTPKHREEIARAFIAKSVYNIQTTRDLIDRLHSDRTLRILCGWRYKNDIPSESKFSRVFKELSELKIAQKTHEQFVKEYLRDTLFFYNASDATKIPLREKPVKVEKEKFKPKRRGRPKKGETREPKTPSILQQQEDMKTTKQMLSLVSTQCGVGRKQNSKGNFETWIGGKLHISVVDGDIPITAIYSGANVHDSSVALPLINETSKKVSYLYDLQDAGYDSNIIRDFSKKLNHRPLIDINPKNSKELKGKIQLIKDEKKKFKILNLTQSLDTHHYNQRSMVERVNKYLKEDFGCSNIYYKGATKVASVLAFGILSVCIHQSLKLVT from the coding sequence ATGGAAATTATTCTACCAAAAATATCTTCAAGTCTATCTAAAATGTGGACTAAGGTTTTAAATCTTGAAAATTCACTTTTTCCTTCTTTGAAAAGAGAGCTTCAATTAGAAGAGTTGTCAAATAAAGAGCAAAAGCTTATTAAGATATTAGACTTTGCTGCGATTGAAAAAAATATCACTGTCGTATCTATTACAAACACTCCAAAGCATAGAGAAGAGATTGCACGAGCATTTATTGCAAAGAGTGTTTACAATATCCAAACAACCAGAGACCTTATCGATAGACTTCATAGTGATAGAACGCTGAGGATCTTGTGTGGGTGGAGATATAAAAACGATATTCCAAGTGAGTCTAAATTTAGTAGAGTCTTTAAGGAGCTCAGTGAGCTTAAAATTGCACAAAAGACGCATGAGCAGTTTGTGAAGGAGTATCTAAGGGATACACTCTTTTTTTATAATGCAAGTGATGCAACAAAAATACCACTGAGAGAAAAACCTGTAAAAGTTGAAAAAGAAAAGTTTAAACCAAAAAGAAGAGGACGACCTAAAAAAGGTGAAACAAGAGAGCCTAAAACACCCAGTATCTTGCAGCAACAAGAAGATATGAAAACCACAAAGCAGATGCTATCTTTGGTATCAACGCAGTGTGGAGTTGGAAGAAAACAGAATTCCAAAGGCAACTTTGAAACATGGATAGGAGGGAAACTCCATATCAGTGTAGTAGATGGAGATATCCCTATTACTGCTATTTATTCAGGGGCAAATGTTCATGATAGCTCAGTAGCACTTCCTCTTATAAACGAGACAAGCAAAAAAGTATCATATCTTTATGACTTACAAGATGCAGGATACGACAGCAATATTATCAGAGATTTTTCCAAAAAACTAAATCATAGACCGCTTATTGATATCAATCCGAAGAACTCCAAAGAGTTAAAAGGAAAAATTCAACTTATAAAAGATGAAAAAAAGAAATTTAAAATTCTAAACCTTACTCAAAGTTTAGATACCCATCACTATAACCAAAGAAGTATGGTTGAGAGAGTCAATAAATACCTCAAAGAAGACTTTGGATGCAGTAATATTTATTATAAAGGAGCTACAAAAGTAGCTTCTGTTTTAGCATTTGGTATTTTATCAGTTTGTATTCATCAGAGTTTGAAACTGGTAACATAA
- a CDS encoding substrate-binding periplasmic protein, producing the protein MKTVIALLIFFNFNLFAENTKLEKIITNNELRVCIWPQYYGISYIDSRTQKLTGIDIDLAHELAKDLNVKLKLVKSSFPTLIEDVTSNKCDIAMFAIGNTKARSEKMRFTTAHLQSDIYAITTKTNKKIKSWEDIDKNGVIVAVAKGTYHEPIMKKKLKNAKLITIKGFKQREQEVQSGRADVFMTDYPYSKKMLEKTDWAKLIKPTDNYHLTSYAWTMAYGHEEFYQRVEKFIFKIKNDGRLLKFAKKNGLEPIAKLR; encoded by the coding sequence ATGAAAACTGTTATTGCATTACTGATTTTTTTTAATTTTAATTTATTTGCAGAAAATACAAAATTAGAAAAAATAATCACGAATAATGAATTAAGGGTATGTATTTGGCCTCAATATTATGGAATATCATATATTGATTCTAGAACTCAAAAACTTACAGGCATAGACATTGATTTAGCCCATGAACTTGCAAAAGATTTAAATGTAAAATTAAAGCTAGTAAAAAGCTCTTTTCCAACACTAATTGAAGATGTAACTTCCAACAAATGTGATATTGCAATGTTTGCAATAGGAAATACAAAAGCTAGAAGTGAAAAAATGAGATTTACAACTGCTCATTTACAAAGTGATATTTATGCAATAACTACAAAAACAAATAAAAAAATAAAATCATGGGAAGATATAGATAAGAATGGAGTTATAGTTGCTGTTGCAAAGGGAACATACCATGAACCAATTATGAAAAAAAAATTAAAAAATGCAAAACTAATCACCATAAAAGGATTTAAACAAAGAGAGCAAGAGGTTCAATCTGGAAGAGCTGATGTATTTATGACAGATTATCCTTATAGTAAAAAAATGTTAGAAAAAACTGATTGGGCTAAACTGATAAAACCTACAGATAATTATCATTTAACATCTTATGCTTGGACTATGGCATATGGTCATGAAGAGTTTTATCAAAGAGTAGAAAAATTTATTTTTAAAATAAAAAATGATGGAAGGTTACTTAAGTTTGCTAAAAAAAATGGATTAGAACCTATTGCTAAATTAAGATAA